The Halorubrum sp. BV1 sequence CCGCCCGCGAGCGCGAGGACTGGAGTCCGCGCGAGTTCGGCGACGAGGACGCCGACACACTCGTGATAACGTGGGGATCGAACGAGGGCGCGCTCGCCGAGGCGATCGAGTTCCTCGACGACGAAGGGATCGATGTCCGGGTGCTTTCCGTTCCGTACATCTTCCCGCGGCCGGACCTGTCCGAGGACGTGGCGGCGGCGGAGAACGTCGTCGTCGTCGAGTGTAACGAGCAGGGACAGTTCGCCGACCTCGTGGAGCACGACGTGCTCGAACGGGTCGACCGGATAAACAAGTACAACGGCGTGCGGTTCAAGGCCGACGAACTCGCAGACGAAATCAAAGCCACCCTCGCGGCGGAGGTGGAGGCGTAACCAATGAGCTCAGACATTCGATTCACCGACTTCAAATCCGACAAGCAGCCGACGTGGTGCCCGGGGTGCGGCGACTTCGGCACGATGAACGGTATGATGAAGGCGCTCGCGGAGACGGGCAACGATCCCGACAACACCTTCGTCGTCGCCGGTATCGGCTGCTCCGGTAAGATCGGAACGTACATGCACAGCTACGCGCTTCACGGCGTTCACGGCCGGGCGCTTCCGGTGGGCACGGGCGTCAAGCTGGCCCGTCCCGACATCGAAGTGATGGTCGCCGGCGGCGACGGCGACGGCTACTCTATCGGCGCGGGCCACTTCGTCCACGCCGTCCGGCGTAACGTCGATATGACGTACGTCGTGATGGACAACCGCATCTACGGACTGACGAAGGGGCAGGCGTCGCCGACCTCCCGAGAGGACTTCGAGACGTCGACGAGCCCGGAGGGACCCAAACAGCCGCCGGTCAACCCGCACGCGCTGGCGCTGGCGTCGGGCGCGACGTTCATCGCGCAGTCGTTCTCCTCTGATGCGCTCCGCCATCAAGAGATCGTCCAGCAGGCGGTCGAACACGACGGGTTCGGCTTCGTGAACGTCTACTCGCCCTGTGTCACGTTCAACGACGTCGACACCTACGACTACTTCCGCGACTCGCTCGTCGACCTCAAGGAGACCGACCACGACCCGTCCTCCCGCGAGGACGCCAAGGACGTCATCTTGGACAGCGAACAGGAACACCAAGGCGTCATCTACCAAGACGAGGAGTCGGTGCCGTACCACGAGCAACACGGCGTCGACGAGGACATGTCCGTCATTCCCGACGGCGCGCCGGAGGGCGCGACGGACCTCGTCCGCGAGTTCTACTGAGCGGCCAGCGGTCGTCCGATCCGTTTTGTCGCCGGACGACACAGCTATTTATTCTCGACGCGAGCATCACGACGTATGGACGAGATCCGGGTTCTCCACGTGGACGACGAGCCCGACTTCGTCGATCTCACTGCGACTTTCCTCGAACGGATAGACGATCGATTCACAGTGAAGACGGCCACGTCTGTCGCGGCGGGACTCGACGCGCTCGCCGAGGAGGCGACCATCGACTGCGTGGTGTCCGATTACGACATGCCGGAACGGTCGGGTATCGAGTTCCTCCGTGCCGTCCGTGAGGACCGTCCGAACCTCCCGTTCGTGCTGTTCACGGGCAAAGGCTCCGAGACGGTGGCGAGCGAGGCGCTCCGGGTCGGCGCGACCGACTACCTCCAGAAGGAGCCGGGCACGGAGCAGTACGAACTGCTCGCGAACCGGGTTATGAACGCCGTGTCGCAGTTCCGCGGTCGGCGCGCAGAACAGCGGCTGGTCGAGGTCGCGGACAACACCGATCAGCTCATCTTCGTCTTCGACGCCGACTGGAGCGAGCTGCTGTTCGTGAGCGCCGCCTACGAGGATCTGTGGGAACGGCCGATATCCGGGTTGGAGGGCGATCCGACCGCGTTCCTCGACGGCGTCCATCCCGATGACCGCGGACGCGTGCGAGACGCGATGGACCGGCTCGCAGCCGGGGAGTCCGTCACACGGACGTTTCGCGTCACGCCGGACGAGAGCGCGCAGCGGTGGATCGAGATCCGCGGTGAACCGATCCGCGACGAGACGGGAGCGGTCGTTCGAGTCGCCGGCTTCGGCGTGGACGTGACCGACGCGAAGCGCCGGCGACAGCGCCAACAACGTCAACAAGAGACGCTGCTTCGGTTGGCCACGAACGAAGCGGTGGCCGAAGGCTCCTTCGAAACGGCGATCCGGACGATCACGGAGGCGACCGCTCAGGTGCTCGATGTCGACCGCGTCAACGTCTGGCTGACCGATCCCGAACCGGGCGATACCGTGACGAACGCCGCCGACGAAGGGGTTCTCCACTGCGTCGACGACTACGACCGTCGGGCCGACGAGCACGCCGCGGGAGCCCGGTTGCGGATCGACGAACATCCCACGTATCTAGATGCGCTCGAAACGAACCGCGCGGTCGCCGTCGACGACGCCGAGAGCGACCCGCGAACGGCCGAGTTGGCGGAGGGGTACCTCGCGGACCACGACGTCGGTGCGCTGCTCGACGGGACGCTCCGGTCCGGCGGCGACGTGATCGGGATGATCTGCCACGAGCACATCGGAGAGAGACGCGAGTGGACCGACGACGAGGTCGAGTTCGCGAGCGACGTGGCGGAGATCGTCCATCGCGCGGTCCGGAACCGTGAGCGCGCCGCGCGCGAACGCGACCTCGAACGGTACGAGACGATCGTCCAGTCGCTCGCGGATGCTGTGTACACGCTGGACGACGAGGGCCGGATCGACTTCGTCAACGAGGCGTACGCGGAGCTGAAGGGGGCGAGCCGCGAGGAACTGATCGGGAGACCGATACGCGATCTCGTCGACGAGGAAGTGATAGCGCAGACGACCGCGATGTACCAGTCGCTGGACCGACGCGATCAGGATGTCGGCCGGATCGAGTACGACTTCCGGACGATAGACGACGAGACGATACCGGCTGAACTCCGATTCACGTCGCTTCCGGGGGCAGAAGAGGGGGCCGCGCGCGTCGGGGTGATTCGCGATGTCAGCGATCGGAAAGAGTGGGAGCGCGAACTCGAACGGCAGAACGAGCGGCTCGACGCGTTCGCGAGCCTCGTCTCTCACGATCTGCGGAGTCCCCTCCGCGTGGCCGCCGGGAATCTCGATCTCGCGAGAGAGTCGTGTGAAAACCCGCGGCTCGGGGACGCCGCGAACGCGCTCGACCGCATGGAAGCGCTCATCGGCGATCTGCTCGCGGTCGCGCGCGAGGGGAAGCCGGTCGAGGACCGGGACGAGGTTCACCTCGGAGCCGTGGCTGAGGCGGCGTGGCGGACGGTCGAGACCGGGGACGCGACGCTCGAAGTCGAGACGGACGCGCGAGTCAACGCCGACGAGAGCCGCCTTCGACAGCTCTTCGAGAACCTCTTTCGGAACGCGATCGAGCACGGACGTGCCGAGAAGGCGGAGACCGACGGGTCGTCTCTGTCGATCACCGTCGGACCGCTGGCGGATCGGACGGGGTTTTTCATCGAAGACGACGGCGTCGGAATCCGTGCCGCCGAGCGAGACCGCGTGTTTGAGGGGGGCTACTCCACGGACTCCGACGGGACCGGCTTCGGTCTCACGATCGTGCGGGAAGTGGCCGAAGCACACGGCTGGTCGGTCGACGCGGTCGCCGGTGAGGCGGGCGGAGCGCGGTTCGAGGTCTCGGGCGCGACGGTCATCCGGAGCGAGTGAACGGCGGGGATTCCGACCTCTCCGTTCGGCCAAAATACGCCGGTAGCGAGGGTTCAGCGGTCGGTCACGACCGGTTTCAGCAAGCCTAATTACGTGGGTCCGTATTCACCGGTATATGGTTGACCGCTACGACGTCGTGATCGCAGGTGCCGGACCGGCGGGGGCACAGTGCGCCCGCGATCTGGCGACCCGCGGCTACGACGTCGTCGTCCTCGAAACGGAGCCGGAGGCCGAGTTCCCCCGCCAGAGCAACAAATCGACCGCCGGCACCTTCCCGTCGATGATGTCCGCGTTCGGCATCCCCGACGACGTGGTGATGTCGTACACCGACGACGTGGTGTTAGAGTCGCCGAACAGCTACTATGAGAGCTACCAGCCGGGCGCGGTGTTGGAGTTCGGGGAGTTCAAGCGGTTCCTCGTCGAGGACGGCCGCGAGAACGGTGCTGAGTATCGGTTCGACGCGCGCGTCTCTCGGCCGATTCTCGACGGTGAGGAGGTCATCGAGGGCGTCCGATACAACGGCGACGAAGCGGTGTACGGCGAGGTCG is a genomic window containing:
- a CDS encoding 2-oxoacid:ferredoxin oxidoreductase subunit beta, which codes for MSSDIRFTDFKSDKQPTWCPGCGDFGTMNGMMKALAETGNDPDNTFVVAGIGCSGKIGTYMHSYALHGVHGRALPVGTGVKLARPDIEVMVAGGDGDGYSIGAGHFVHAVRRNVDMTYVVMDNRIYGLTKGQASPTSREDFETSTSPEGPKQPPVNPHALALASGATFIAQSFSSDALRHQEIVQQAVEHDGFGFVNVYSPCVTFNDVDTYDYFRDSLVDLKETDHDPSSREDAKDVILDSEQEHQGVIYQDEESVPYHEQHGVDEDMSVIPDGAPEGATDLVREFY
- a CDS encoding PAS domain S-box protein; translated protein: MDEIRVLHVDDEPDFVDLTATFLERIDDRFTVKTATSVAAGLDALAEEATIDCVVSDYDMPERSGIEFLRAVREDRPNLPFVLFTGKGSETVASEALRVGATDYLQKEPGTEQYELLANRVMNAVSQFRGRRAEQRLVEVADNTDQLIFVFDADWSELLFVSAAYEDLWERPISGLEGDPTAFLDGVHPDDRGRVRDAMDRLAAGESVTRTFRVTPDESAQRWIEIRGEPIRDETGAVVRVAGFGVDVTDAKRRRQRQQRQQETLLRLATNEAVAEGSFETAIRTITEATAQVLDVDRVNVWLTDPEPGDTVTNAADEGVLHCVDDYDRRADEHAAGARLRIDEHPTYLDALETNRAVAVDDAESDPRTAELAEGYLADHDVGALLDGTLRSGGDVIGMICHEHIGERREWTDDEVEFASDVAEIVHRAVRNRERAARERDLERYETIVQSLADAVYTLDDEGRIDFVNEAYAELKGASREELIGRPIRDLVDEEVIAQTTAMYQSLDRRDQDVGRIEYDFRTIDDETIPAELRFTSLPGAEEGAARVGVIRDVSDRKEWERELERQNERLDAFASLVSHDLRSPLRVAAGNLDLARESCENPRLGDAANALDRMEALIGDLLAVAREGKPVEDRDEVHLGAVAEAAWRTVETGDATLEVETDARVNADESRLRQLFENLFRNAIEHGRAEKAETDGSSLSITVGPLADRTGFFIEDDGVGIRAAERDRVFEGGYSTDSDGTGFGLTIVREVAEAHGWSVDAVAGEAGGARFEVSGATVIRSE